In the Bdellovibrionota bacterium genome, TCTGTAGACATACTTATGAACTCATTAGTAAGTACGCGGAAAGTCATGCCACTTCTCCCATTGACTCAAATCCATCCGTTACTACAATGAAGGTTAGCCCCCTGCGTTGCACGTGAAGGGCGATTATTGTTTTTTCCCTTATGAGTGTAATGAAGGGCACTGTCCCTGGCCGTGAAGAGCATGCCCGGCGCGCTCGGGAAGCCAGAAGCGGATCATACGGAGCCCCCCTTGGATTTGAGGGATAAAACACTCAGCCCCACGGCATCTGCGGAGGGCTTTTCTTTGACAAGCGTCCGTCTCTCAGTCGCAGGGTTCGCCCGGGCCGTCCCAATCGAAGGCCATCGCGTCGGTCGCTTTATGATGGCACGCCCCGCCCTTGTCGGTCCAATTCACCAACACGCGGATCATCTTCTCACTATTGCTCGCGAGTAACGTCGATGGGCATGAAAGCTCGGGTGGACGGTTCGAAGCCAGCCCGGAGCCGCAATATTGGTAAGGCGGTGAGCCGGCCCCCACGACCGCCCCCCATTTGCACACGACGGCGTGGCGATAGTAGGGATATGGACCGGTACTACCGCCGCCGATCTCTTCGCCGTTCCGGTTTAAGGGGCCTTCCACGCGGATCGTTCCGTTCGTCAGGCCGGACGGCGCCGGCAGGCTGGAATTATTGCCCAAATAATCCCAGCAGATACCGGTCATATCCTCGATCGTCGACTGCACGAGCGTGGCGGCCTCGTCGGCCGTTCGGGCGGTCCGCGTTCCCTGGGCCTGCATCATGATCATTCCGCTGAAACCGACGATGCCGATGGTGAAAATCACCAGACCCACCATGAGTTCAAGGAGCGTGAATCCTTTCAACCGAGGCGGGACGGTGGATTTCCGCTTCACTCGTTCTCCGTTTTCTTTATTTTGGCCAGAAGATCCGACACCGATTTCCGATTGGCCTCTCCCGCGCCGCTCTTTTCGATCGACTCCAAAACGGCCTGGACCTCCAAAAAAAGGTTTTCTTGCCGATCAAAAAACGAATTGAGCGAATCTTTGGCCGGCAGAAGATAATCGTATTTCCGAAAGCGCACGCGCGCGGACCGGTCTCCCTTTTTCCAGGACAGCAACGTGCGATCCAGCCCATAAAGAGGCCCCGAAAGACGATGGCTCATAAGGAGCCCAATCCCGAACCACACGGCCAACGCGGCCATCACGACCGGCCATTTCATGAATACGACGCGAAGAAGCGCGTCCAGCACCCAGGCCGTCGATTCCTCACCTTCAAAAAGGTAGCTCAAGGGAGGAACGAAGAGAAAAAAGGCGCACAGCATGACAAATCCCAAGGTGACCGCCACCAGTTCAAGAGCAAACCAAACCTGCTGTCTGAAATTCACCACGCTTTTTCGTCTACGCCACATCATGTTTCGTCCTCCTCACGGTTCATTTTCGAGGCGCCGTAGCGCTACAATTCTCACTTCGCCGATTGGTGCGTTTGGTTTTGTATCCACCAGGCCGACATCCATTCCACGTTCCAACCATGGATCCAATTTCGGGATAAACCGAATCGGGCGGACCTGGATCACGTATCGCGCCACGGTGGACTCGAGGGCATCGCTCAATCGCTCCAGGTGCGTCCGATACGGAGGCTGAACGACTTCTTGCTTCTGCCCCGGGGCCAAGGAAATCCTTCTAAACCTCAGGTTCTGGCGGGTCTGCTCAAT is a window encoding:
- a CDS encoding prepilin-type N-terminal cleavage/methylation domain-containing protein; the protein is MKRKSTVPPRLKGFTLLELMVGLVIFTIGIVGFSGMIMMQAQGTRTARTADEAATLVQSTIEDMTGICWDYLGNNSSLPAPSGLTNGTIRVEGPLNRNGEEIGGGSTGPYPYYRHAVVCKWGAVVGAGSPPYQYCGSGLASNRPPELSCPSTLLASNSEKMIRVLVNWTDKGGACHHKATDAMAFDWDGPGEPCD